Proteins encoded together in one Lathyrus oleraceus cultivar Zhongwan6 chromosome 5, CAAS_Psat_ZW6_1.0, whole genome shotgun sequence window:
- the LOC127083811 gene encoding probable serine/threonine-protein kinase PBL7 codes for MIWEFGFSCLGGSTSSRSTSRRNLSHEQNDENDHKTTTLEHNKAWLLAESGGCGPELNNADPQSVHSSFRFSFYSQVELESLNLSSSTAATVLMVNLDNGVTESRAKELKLRRVESLEKTISPVAHSLIRFTFAEIVSATRNFSKGRVLGRGALSCVFRGRVGFLRTAVAIKQLDKEDKESAKAFCRELMIASSLHSPNVVPLVGFCIDSEEGLFLVYKYVSGGSLERHLHGRKKGGKGSSTLPWSVRYKVAIGIAEAIAYLHNGTERCVVHRDIKPSNILLSSKKTPKLCDFGLATWTSAPSVPFLCKTVKGTFGYLAPEYFQHGKVSDKTDVYAFGVVLLELITGRKPIETKRSPGEENLVLWAKPYLQKGKGAIEELLDPQLKCNLRYSNQIGRMIEAAAVCVTTEESRRPGIREIIAILKGEEEPVFSKRRKSSFLGNGCVIDCYSQLQQSNSEMKSHLALAMLGVSEFEDDDYLYVC; via the exons atgatcTGGGAGTTCGGTTTTTCATGTCTTGGTGGTAGTACTAGTAGCCGTTCAACTTCAAGGAGGAACTTGAGTCATGAACAAAACGACGAAAATGATCACAAAACGACAACTTTGGAGCACAACAAGGCTTGGTTGTTAGCTGAGTCTGGTGGGTGTGGACCAGAGTTGAACAATGCTGATCCTCAATCTGTTCACTCTTCTTTTAGGTTCAGTTTTTATTCTCAGGTGGAGTTGGAGTCTTTGAATTTGAGTTCTTCTACTGCTGCTACTGTTTTGATGGTGAATTTGGATAATGGGGTTACTGAATCTCGTGCTAAGGAGTTGAAATTGAGGAGAGTTGAGTCTTTGGAGAAGACTATTTCTCCTGTTGCTCACTCTTTGATTAGGTTTACCTTTGCTGAAATTGTTTCTGCTACTAGGAATTTCTCCAAAG GTAGGGTGTTGGGGAGAGGGGCGTTGAGCTGTGTTTTTAGGGGAAGAGTTGGTTTTTTGAGAACTGCTGTAGCAATTAAGCAATTGGACAAGGAAGATAAGGAATCTGCAAAGGCTTTTTGTAGAGAATTGATGATTGCTAGTTCTCTTCATAGTCCTAATGTTGTTCCCCTTGTTGGTTTTTGTATTGACTCTGAGGAGGGTTTGTTTTTGGTTTACAAGTATGTCTCTGGCGGAAGCTTGGAGCGACACTTGCATG GGAGGAAGAAAGGTGGGAAGGGTAGTTCGACACTTCCGTGGTCTGTGAGGTACAAGGTTGCAATTGGGATTGCAGAAGCTATAGCTTATCTGCATAATGGAACTGAAAGATGTGTTGTTCATAGGGACATTAAGCCCTCTAACATTCTGCTTTCTTCAAAGAAGACTCCCAAG TTATGTGATTTCGGATTAGCTACTTGGACTTCTGCGCCTTCCGTTCCTTTCCTTTGCAAAACCGTCAAAGGAACATTTGG ATATTTGGCTCCTGAGTATTTCCAACACGGGAAAGTATCAGATAAGACCGATGTTTACGCTTTTGGAGTGGTTTTATTGGAACTCATTACTGGACGGAAGCCAATTGAAACGAAAAGATCTCCGGGAGAAGAGAATTTAGTCTTATGG GCTAAACCTTATCTTCAAAAGGGGAAAGGAGCAATTGAAGAGTTGCTTGATCCTCAACTCAAGTGCAATTTGAGATACTCAAATCAAATCGGTAGAATGATTGAAGCAGCAGCTGTTTGTGTCACAACTGAAGAATCTAGGAGACCTGGCATTCGCGAGATTATCGCAATACTGAAAGGTGAAGAAGAACCTGTTTTCTCTAAAAGAAGAAAGTCGAGTTTTCTTGGAAACGGATGCGTGATTGATTGTTATTCTCAGTTACAACAATCCAACAGCGAGATGAAAAGTCACTTGGCTTTGGCAATGCTAGGAGTTTCAGAGTTTGAGGATGATGATTATCTCTATGTATGTTAA